A region from the Streptomyces sp. 3214.6 genome encodes:
- a CDS encoding NAD(P)/FAD-dependent oxidoreductase, with the protein MRTVAVVGASLAGLSAARSLRKQGYDGRLVVIGDETHRPYDRPPLSKEFLAGTLGEAELSLEADDEDLRAEWLLGVRATGLDRSERAVRLADGREVRADGIVIATGAAARTLPGTEGLAGVHALRTLDDARALRDELARGGRLVVIGGGFIGAEVASTACALGLDVTVVEVAPTPLAGPLGATMGAIVSALHTDHGVRLLCGVGVKGLSGESRVDAVLLEDGRSVPADIVVVGVGARPCVDWLAGSGVELDNGVKCGADGRTALAGVVAVGDCANWYDPRAGAHRRVEHWTGARERPDAAVAVLLAGGAVEPGVPRPPYFWSDQYGVKIQFAGHAAGADSVTVEEGAADDRNVLAVYRRAGHPVAVLGMNQPRLFTRWRKQLTAATS; encoded by the coding sequence GTGAGAACCGTGGCCGTGGTGGGCGCCTCGCTGGCCGGACTGTCGGCCGCACGCTCACTGCGCAAGCAGGGCTACGACGGGCGGCTGGTCGTCATCGGCGACGAGACGCACCGCCCGTACGACAGGCCCCCGCTGTCCAAGGAGTTCCTGGCCGGCACCCTCGGCGAGGCGGAGCTCTCGCTGGAGGCGGATGACGAGGACCTGCGGGCGGAGTGGCTGCTGGGCGTCCGCGCCACCGGACTCGACCGCTCCGAGCGGGCCGTCCGGCTCGCCGACGGACGGGAGGTGCGCGCCGACGGCATCGTCATCGCGACCGGCGCCGCCGCGCGCACTCTGCCGGGTACCGAGGGCCTGGCCGGAGTGCACGCGCTGCGCACCCTGGACGACGCCCGCGCCCTGCGCGACGAACTGGCCCGGGGCGGACGGCTGGTGGTGATAGGCGGCGGATTCATCGGCGCCGAGGTCGCCTCCACCGCCTGCGCCCTCGGGCTCGACGTGACGGTCGTCGAGGTGGCCCCGACGCCGCTCGCCGGACCGCTCGGCGCGACCATGGGCGCCATCGTCTCCGCTCTCCACACCGACCACGGCGTTCGCCTGCTGTGCGGCGTGGGCGTCAAGGGGCTGAGCGGCGAGTCCCGCGTCGACGCCGTCCTGCTCGAGGACGGCCGCAGCGTCCCGGCCGACATCGTGGTCGTCGGTGTGGGGGCCCGGCCGTGCGTCGACTGGCTGGCGGGATCCGGCGTCGAGCTCGACAACGGCGTGAAGTGCGGCGCCGACGGCCGCACCGCTCTCGCCGGGGTGGTCGCCGTCGGCGACTGCGCCAACTGGTACGACCCTCGCGCGGGCGCCCACCGCCGCGTCGAGCACTGGACCGGAGCGCGCGAGCGCCCCGACGCCGCCGTCGCCGTACTGCTCGCGGGCGGCGCGGTGGAACCCGGCGTGCCCCGGCCGCCGTACTTCTGGTCCGACCAGTACGGCGTCAAGATCCAGTTCGCCGGCCACGCGGCCGGCGCCGACAGCGTGACGGTCGAGGAGGGCGCCGCGGACGACCGCAACGTCCTGGCCGTCTACCGGCGAGCCGGACATCCGGTCGCCGTGCTCGGGATGAACCAGCCCCGGCTGTTCACCCGCTGGCGTAAGCAACTCACCGCCGCGACGTCCTGA
- a CDS encoding bifunctional 3-phenylpropionate/cinnamic acid dioxygenase ferredoxin subunit produces MMIPACRLADLPRGEAFRLDIDPPVSVFHTDDGELFAIDDTCTHQDASLADGWLEGCEVECPLHASKFDLRTGAVDAPPAKLPVRTHEVVVEDGMIHVRVSTDAPNLPPCIASRLAGGPA; encoded by the coding sequence ATGATGATTCCCGCGTGCCGTCTCGCGGATCTCCCGCGAGGTGAGGCCTTCCGGCTCGACATCGACCCGCCGGTCTCGGTGTTCCACACCGACGACGGCGAGCTCTTCGCCATCGACGACACCTGCACCCACCAGGACGCCTCGCTCGCCGACGGCTGGCTGGAGGGCTGCGAGGTGGAATGCCCGCTGCATGCCTCGAAGTTCGACCTGCGGACCGGCGCCGTCGACGCCCCGCCGGCCAAGCTCCCGGTCCGGACGCACGAGGTCGTCGTCGAGGACGGCATGATCCATGTCCGGGTGTCCACGGACGCCCCGAACCTGCCGCCCTGCATCGCCTCCCGGCTCGCCGGAGGTCCCGCGTGA
- a CDS encoding MBL fold metallo-hydrolase has translation MTAARIEHLVTSGTFSLDGGTWDVDNNVWIIGDDHEVIVVDAAHDAGAIAEAVGGRTLRAIVCTHAHNDHIDAAPELAARTGAPILLHPDDLPLWKQTHPDRMPDGELADGRLLAVAGVELTVLHTPGHAPGAVCLYAPALSALFSGDTLFAGGPGATGRSYSDFPTIVDSIRGRLLTLPGDTVVHTGHGETTTVGAEAPHLQEWIDRGF, from the coding sequence GTGACGGCCGCCCGCATCGAACACCTGGTGACCTCGGGGACGTTCTCGCTGGACGGCGGCACCTGGGACGTCGACAACAACGTGTGGATCATCGGCGACGACCACGAGGTGATCGTCGTCGACGCCGCCCACGACGCCGGGGCCATCGCCGAAGCCGTCGGCGGGCGCACGCTGCGCGCCATCGTGTGCACCCACGCCCACAACGACCACATCGACGCCGCACCCGAACTCGCAGCGCGCACCGGAGCGCCGATCCTCCTCCACCCGGACGACCTCCCGCTGTGGAAGCAGACCCACCCGGACCGGATGCCCGACGGCGAACTCGCCGACGGCCGGCTGCTCGCGGTGGCCGGCGTCGAGCTGACCGTGCTGCACACCCCGGGGCACGCCCCGGGCGCCGTCTGTCTGTACGCGCCCGCCCTGTCGGCGCTGTTCAGCGGCGACACGCTGTTCGCGGGCGGGCCCGGCGCCACGGGGCGCTCGTACAGCGACTTCCCCACCATCGTCGACTCGATCCGGGGTCGGCTGCTCACGCTGCCGGGCGACACCGTCGTACACACCGGGCACGGGGAGACGACCACCGTCGGAGCCGAGGCTCCGCACCTTCAGGAGTGGATCGACCGCGGATTCTGA
- a CDS encoding S-(hydroxymethyl)mycothiol dehydrogenase, giving the protein MTHQVRAVVARGKGAPVSLETIIVPDPGPGEALVKIEACGVCHTDLHYRQGGINDDFPFLLGHEAAGVVESVGEGVTDVAPGDFVILNWRAVCGQCRACLRGRPWYCFNTHNAKQKMTLLDGTELSPALGIGAFAEKTLVAAGQCTKVDPAASAAAAGLLGCGVMAGLGAAINTGNVGRGDSVAVIGCGGVGDAAVVGAHLAGAAKIIAVDIDDRKLATAKKLGATHTVNSKENDAVEAIRELTGGFGADVVIEAVGRPETYKQAFYARDLAGTVVLVGVPTPEMKLELPLLDVFGRGGALKSSWYGDCLPSRDFPMLIDLYLQGRLDLDAFVTETIQLDEVEKAFERMHGGDVLRSVVVL; this is encoded by the coding sequence ATGACGCATCAGGTCCGTGCTGTCGTCGCGCGAGGGAAGGGCGCCCCCGTCAGCCTGGAAACGATCATCGTGCCCGATCCCGGTCCGGGAGAGGCGCTGGTGAAGATCGAGGCCTGCGGGGTCTGCCACACCGATCTGCACTACCGGCAGGGTGGCATCAACGACGACTTCCCCTTCCTGCTGGGGCATGAGGCCGCAGGTGTCGTGGAGTCGGTGGGGGAGGGGGTCACCGACGTCGCGCCCGGCGACTTCGTCATCCTGAACTGGCGTGCGGTGTGCGGCCAGTGCCGGGCCTGTCTGCGCGGCCGCCCCTGGTACTGCTTCAACACGCACAACGCCAAGCAGAAGATGACCCTGCTCGACGGCACCGAGCTGTCCCCGGCGCTGGGCATCGGCGCGTTCGCGGAGAAGACGCTGGTGGCGGCCGGTCAGTGCACGAAGGTCGACCCGGCGGCTTCGGCGGCGGCTGCCGGTCTGCTGGGATGCGGGGTGATGGCCGGCCTCGGCGCCGCCATCAACACCGGCAACGTCGGACGCGGTGACAGCGTGGCCGTCATCGGCTGCGGTGGAGTGGGGGACGCCGCGGTCGTCGGCGCGCACCTGGCCGGCGCGGCGAAGATCATCGCGGTGGACATCGACGACCGGAAGCTGGCCACGGCCAAGAAGCTCGGCGCGACCCACACCGTCAACTCCAAGGAGAACGACGCGGTCGAGGCGATCCGCGAGCTGACCGGTGGCTTCGGCGCCGACGTCGTCATCGAGGCGGTCGGCCGCCCGGAGACCTACAAGCAGGCCTTCTACGCCCGCGACCTCGCCGGCACGGTCGTCCTGGTCGGCGTGCCCACCCCCGAGATGAAGCTGGAACTGCCGCTCCTGGACGTGTTCGGGCGGGGCGGCGCGCTGAAGTCGTCCTGGTACGGCGACTGCCTGCCCTCCCGCGACTTCCCGATGCTCATCGACCTCTACCTCCAGGGCCGGCTCGACCTGGACGCCTTCGTCACGGAGACCATCCAGCTGGACGAGGTGGAGAAGGCCTTCGAACGGATGCACGGCGGCGACGTCCTGCGCTCGGTCGTGGTCCTGTGA
- a CDS encoding DUF6192 family protein, whose product MTLLPEHRREIDKVGNVSQSRYEQIVAELRDVVEQQTRGQFTIGDRALEIEPMREPGGRHAVDPEWSVTTTLTRLAEDIGLQFSTVKSARWTSSRWPADRRQKGVSYTVHRILAYIENDQERFDAILTPPEGKARWTPDDASRRVGNRVETPVTPKEKITAIHTLAQDDQVAAAVTSDFLKRPEVTAKVTTVDKARVVEEFTRDEHVATTAATNLLRRPDVAFKAMSDDTARFQVNHAQVERSRQARDHFEDTSPVAPEVKKIDRTVEFLDLVTACHSFVAAAGRTVPGLRDRTLGEDERTIVHENVAKVRATFSELAL is encoded by the coding sequence TTGACGCTGTTGCCCGAGCATCGTCGTGAGATCGACAAGGTCGGAAACGTCAGCCAGTCCCGTTATGAGCAGATCGTGGCCGAGCTGCGGGACGTGGTGGAACAGCAGACGCGCGGGCAGTTCACGATCGGGGACCGCGCCCTGGAGATCGAGCCGATGAGGGAGCCGGGCGGCCGCCACGCGGTGGACCCGGAGTGGTCGGTGACCACGACGCTCACACGGCTGGCCGAGGACATCGGCCTGCAGTTCAGCACGGTGAAGTCGGCGAGGTGGACGTCCTCGCGCTGGCCGGCCGACCGCCGGCAGAAGGGCGTCTCCTACACCGTTCACCGGATCCTGGCCTACATCGAGAACGACCAGGAACGGTTCGACGCGATCCTCACGCCGCCGGAGGGCAAGGCCCGGTGGACGCCGGACGACGCCAGCCGGCGGGTTGGCAACCGGGTTGAGACACCGGTGACGCCGAAGGAGAAGATCACCGCGATCCACACGCTCGCTCAGGACGACCAGGTCGCCGCGGCGGTGACCAGCGACTTCCTGAAGCGGCCGGAGGTGACGGCCAAGGTGACCACGGTGGACAAGGCCCGGGTGGTGGAGGAGTTCACCCGCGACGAGCACGTGGCCACCACGGCGGCCACGAACCTGCTGCGCAGGCCGGACGTCGCGTTCAAGGCGATGAGCGACGACACCGCCCGCTTCCAGGTCAACCATGCCCAGGTCGAGCGGTCCCGGCAAGCACGCGACCACTTCGAGGACACCAGCCCGGTCGCCCCGGAGGTGAAGAAGATCGACCGGACGGTGGAGTTCCTGGACCTGGTCACTGCCTGCCACTCGTTCGTGGCCGCGGCCGGCCGGACCGTCCCGGGTCTGCGGGACCGCACGCTCGGCGAGGACGAACGCACGATCGTGCACGAGAACGTGGCGAAGGTGAGGGCGACGTTCTCTGAACTTGCACTGTGA